aaaaaatcatcttccaaatttttttaaatagGCTTGTtggaaaataaatatattaaaaaaggatcttatataactttttataggaatgataaaagaaaaattaaaaaaaagaaaagttTAAATTATGTAACTTATTCCAATCTTCTATGAAAATATAgtgatataatatatatatatatatatatatatatatatatgtatgtatatatgtatgtatttatttatttatattatctgtagatataaatgatttgcttttatattttatatcattataatatttcttagATGACAAAACCATATAATTTAAACACTTCTTCCTATGATATATCAAATGATTACAATAGTCTTTAcatagaaaatatatttaatgaaattcagaatgaaataaataatacatgtACTAGTGATCACATTGTGgaagaaaaagaaggaaaacatatgaatagctataataatgagaatgaatataataatgagaataatgtaaagaagaattattcttcaaataataatttacatAACCATATTGgacatataaataaaaaattaataaatatagatgaatatgtaaattttataaataataaaaaaaatgaatataagaaaaagaaaaaggaatatataattgaatatattaataagaataagataaaaaaattacattaTAAAGACATGATTTTgttatttgaaaaatatgcAGAAATTTTAGAATTCAGGCaaaaatgtttattatgtaataattatttatcCTTTTCATATCTATATCTTAGCaaatttgtaaaaaaattaaaacaaaagGATACACATAATCATgtatatgattataaatataatattacctgtagtgataaatataacaaatgtaatgatacaaataataaacatataaaatatgaaaaggataaaaattcaaaacatatacataaCAACAAGGAGCAATTTTACTCATTCCCTTTTTGTGAATGTATAGaaaaaattcattattCAGAAACTTATATAAGTAATGAAAAAGATTCATACTATATAGATATGattgattatataaaaaaaaatacatcCTTTTCTgtatgtaataaaaaaaatatggtTATAAAAGGattctttaaaaatgtGAAGTTTAccaaattttataatttctttaatgaaaaatatggTAAAACATTTcttatcaaaaaaaattataatgcACATACaaagtatataaatatgtcTAACTATTTTCAAAAACCAATTTTAACAATTGAACATGTCAAGGAGTTGAATAGTCACACAGAAAATTTTATTCCCTTCTTCgtaagaaaaaaaatatgtattaaacTATGTGTACATTAGTAATGTCACCTTGTTcacatatacatatatatatatatatatatatatatatatatattttgttttttttaatttagAAAATTAATCATGTAAACACCCTTTTGACAACAGtggagaaaaaaatattaatagaaTGCTTAAAAGTTactaataaaataatatttcatgataaaattgataaattaacagtaataattttttgttatttgAGCAATTTACACAACATTGTTATGAGATTAAATGCAGAATGTATCATGTGTTGCTATTCAAAAAAGCATTTTGAATTCTTCTTATACGTAAGTATTAGGTTCCATGTGTATAATACattgtgtatatatatatatatatatatatatatatatatatatatatatgtgtacatttttttttttttttttttttgtagtATTTTATTCAAAAGAGCAATGATACAGTTAAAAGAATGAAAACGCTAGCTGTGAATTTTTACACAAACgaagatgataataataacaaagTTGAAGATAACAATATATGAACAgatttcttttcttttcttttttttaaataatttattaaataaaaactaaagtaattaatatagatatatatatatatattcacacatatagtattatatatatatattatatatatatcacaataagtttaatataatatacttatatttatatgttattaaatgttatatatatatatatatatatatatgtattttttttttttttttttatccttAAGAAttaggaaaaaaaattcacATCTTTTTTCacaattaaaaattttcatttgttagaattattttaaatatcatataaatattcaattaatttaatataatatagataataataattaaaaaaaatgaagaaaaaggaaaaataaaataatacaatataatattatattatattatttaaaatataggataataaaaaaaaaaaaaaaaagctCTTCTAACAATGTATAAAAAGAATGTACATTTTGCTTTACCCATATTTACGattcatatttatactatatttatacaccatgataatacataatatttttaatatgaatatattttttttatgattacGCATAAAATGTGAAcacattatttatatacattttgaaatatacaattaaaatatctttgataataatatataatttttttatttcttatatatatatatatatatatatatatatatttaatatttatattggaatttttttttttttttttttttttgtaatatatatacaaatttattttctttaaaaaaatcaCATCATcgtttttaatattttaaaatatatatatatatatatataataataaaataataaaaactttttttttttttttttttttttttttttattttcaactgaccttatttattatatatatatatacttttgTGAAActtaatttatatataaattacgtatgtatttataaaaaaaagtacaatttttaattgtatttaattttattataacttTAAATAATGGTTATTTTCTTtacacataaatatatgtatatatatatatgtatgtatatttaccaaaatgtataaatttcaatagaatttttatattaagaaaaaaaaaatatatatatatatatatatttctctaatatatttttaagttaaaatattgttctatattgtattatttcATCTTAAAAGGACACTTTTAatgttttataataaaagcTTACTGTAATTaagtatatttatatgtataatcCTGCCttgtata
Above is a genomic segment from Plasmodium reichenowi strain SY57 chromosome 9, whole genome shotgun sequence containing:
- a CDS encoding hypothetical protein (conserved Plasmodium protein, unknown function); translated protein: MTKPYNLNTSSYDISNDYNSLYIENIFNEIQNEINNTCTSDHIVEEKEGKHMNSYNNENEYNNENNVKKNYSSNNNLHNHIGHINKKLINIDEYVNFINNKKNEYKKKKKEYIIEYINKNKIKKLHYKDMILLFEKYAEILEFRQKCLLCNNYLSFSYLYLSKFVKKLKQKDTHNHVYDYKYNITCSDKYNKCNDTNNKHIKYEKDKNSKHIHNNKEQFYSFPFCECIEKIHYSETYISNEKDSYYIDMIDYIKKNTSFSVCNKKNMVIKGFFKNVKFTKFYNFFNEKYGKTFLIKKNYNAHTKYINMSNYFQKPILTIEHVKELNSHTENFIPFFKINHVNTLLTTVEKKILIECLKVTNKIIFHDKIDKLTVIIFCYLSNLHNIVMRLNAECIMCCYSKKHFEFFLYYFIQKSNDTVKRMKTLAVNFYTNEDDNNNKVEDNNI